Proteins from a genomic interval of Coccinella septempunctata chromosome 2, icCocSept1.1, whole genome shotgun sequence:
- the LOC123307914 gene encoding tubulin beta chain: MREIVHIQAGQCGNQIGAKFWEVISDEHGIDPTGTYHGDSDLQLERINVYYNEATGGKYVPRAVLVDLEPGTMDSVRSGPFGQIFRPDNFVFGQSGAGNNWAKGHYTEGAELVDSVLDVVRKEAEGCDCMQGFQLTHSLGGGTGSGLGTLLISKIREEYPDRIMNTFSVVPSPKVSDTVVEPYNATLSVHQLVENTDETYCIDNEALYDICFRTLKLTTPTYGDLNHLVSATMSGVTTCLRFPGQLNSDLRKLAVNMVPFPRLHFFMPGFAPLTSRGSQQYRALTVPELVLQMFDAKNMMAACDPRHGRYLTVAAIFRGRMSMKEVDEQMLNIQNKNSSYFVEWIPNNVKTAVCDIPPRGLKMSSTFIGNSTCIQELFKRISEQFTAMFRRKAFLHWYTGEGMDEMEFTEAESNMNDLVSEYQQYQEATAEEEGEFDEEEEADEGE, translated from the exons ATGCGAGAAATCGTACACATTCAAGCAGGTCAATGTGGTAATCAAATAGGAGCAAAG TTCTGGGAAGTAATTTCCGATGAACATGGCATTGATCCGACCGGAACATATCACGGAGATTCTGACTTACAACTTGAACGCATAAACGTTTACTACAATGAGGCCACTGGTGGAAAATACGTTCCCAGAGCAGTGCTGGTGGATTTGGAACCTGGAACTATGGACTCTGTTCGTTCGGGTCCTTTCGGTCAGATATTCAGACCAGACAATTTTGTATTCGGTCAAAGCGGGGCTGGAAACAACTGGGCAAAAGGACATTACACAGAAGGCGCTGAATTGGTCGACTCTGTTCTGGATGTCGTCCGTAAAGAAGCAGAAGGCTGTGACTGTATGCAGGGTTTTCAGTTGACTCACTCTCTGGGAGGAGGTACAGGATCGGGTCTAGGCACACTACTGATCTCAAAAATCCGAGAGGAATATCCCGATAGGATTATGAATACGTTTTCTGTTGTACCTTCGCCCAAAGTGTCAGATACTGTAGTCGAACCTTACAATGCAACCCTTTCAGTACATCAACTGGTGGAAAACACAGACGAAACATATTGCATCGACAATGAAGCCCTTTACGATATATGCTTTAGAACCTTAAAACTGACCACCCCTACTTATGGCGACTTGAACCATTTAGTATCTGCTACCATGTCTGGTGTGACCACTTGCTTGCGTTTCCCTGGTCAACTCAATTCAGATTTGCGTAAATTGGCTGTGAATATGGTACCTTTTCCTCGTCTGCATTTCTTCATGCCTGGTTTTGCTCCTCTCACTTCTCGCGGAAGTCAACAGTATAGGGCGCTCACTGTTCCAGAATTGGTTCTCCAGATGTTCGATGCCAAAAACATGATGGCCGCCTGTGATCCAAGGCACGGAAGATATTTAACGGTAGCGGCTATTTTCAGGGGGAGAATGTCGATGAAAGAAGTTGACGAACAGATGCTCAACATCCAGAATAAGAACAGTAGTTATTTCGTCGAATGGATTCCTAATAATGTTAAGACAGCGGTGTGTGATATTCCCCCTAGAGGCTTGAAGATGTCCTCGACTTTCATTGGTAATTCCACTTGCATTCAAGAGTTATTCAAAAGAATTTCCGAACAGTTCACCGCGATGTTCAGGAGGAAGGCCTTCTTGCATTGGTACACTGGCGAAGGTATGGATGAGATGGAATTCACAGAAGCTGAGAGCAACATGAACGATTTAGTATCAGAATATCAGCAATACCAAGAAGCGACTGCCGAGGAAGAAGGCGAATTCGACGAGGAAGAAGAAGCTGACGAGGGCGAATAA